The nucleotide window GGCTCCGGCACGGATCTTCTCCAGGGCATCCTGCCCACTGCTCACCCCCCCCACGCCAATGATGGGCACCCGGCCTGAGGGCAGGGCACCAGGTCAAGCTggcacaggcagtgccagcaggtgcccccagccctgctgtgccctcaccTTGAGTGAGAGCGTACGTGTCCCTGATGGTCTGCGTGGAGAGCTCCCGCAGGGGCTTCCCGCTGAGGCCGCCGGGCTCCGTGCGCTGCCGGCTCCGGAGGCTGCTGGGCCGGCTCACCGTGGTGTTGCTCACTATCAGCCCATCCACACCGAGCTGCAGGGGCAGTAGTGTGAGGACACAGCTCCCACAAGCAGACCaacctccccttcccctcctgccaggTCAGGACCACCCAGCACATAACCCAGAGCGTGCCTGGGGACAAAGCTGGCCCTCACTGCCTGGGTGACACACATGGGCCTTCACAGACTCTGACCAACCCAGGACACCATCCCTATAGCAgccagagagctgcaggcatACGTGTCCTTCCAAGAGATGACTTGCCGGGACCACCATGGTCCTGCCTCCAGTGGCCTCCCCTTCCTACTTCCTCACCTCACAGACAACGCTGGCGATGTCCTGCTTGTCCTGTGCAGTGAGGTCAGGGGCAATCTtcaccagcagggctggcttctGCTTGCAGGGCAGCAGGTCCCTCTCCACCAGCACCTGTTGGTGCACATGGCAGTGCACGGCAGGGAGAGGCCTCCTGCCCCAGCTAGGAGCTACAGACACCCACTACCACAGGCAGTACAGGGACAGGCCCTGCTCCTCTACTTGGCACCAAAACCAGGAAAGGCACCCTTGGCAcagggcctggagcacagagcaggcacaggacCCCAGTGATGCCTGAAGTTGTGGGGTGGATGGCTCGCTGCCTCTGCAGGAGCAAATAGAGGGTAATGCCTCACTGCTCCTGAGCCCTTTGCTGGGATACAGTGCCCTAGTACAGCCCACGGCAGCAGCCAACAGGGACATCTCAGTGGTCCTGCCCACCATGCAGGAAAACCATCCCCATTCCTCCCTGTACTCGGGCAAATCcactggctgcagcagtgcagctaCTGCCAGGAGATGGGGTGCATCCAGTGCTCTAGCTGTGCTTTGGGCTGGCTGGGGGGAGGCACCTACCTTGCTCAGCAGGTCCCGCAGCTCAGCCTTGCCCTGCaggtcccgcagccccggggtGTTCGGGCTGGACACATTCACAACAAGGTAGTCAGCCAAAGGGCCCAGTGTCCGGACCCCAGCCACATAGTCAGCTGCAGCATCAGTAGAGCTCTTGTTCTTGCCCAGGTTGACTCCAAGAGGCATCCCAGCTGCAACCCAGACACAGCTGAACCAGGGCAGCAGGACCAACCACCACCCAATGGCCAGAGCACCCAAAAAAGGAGGTCCCAGGACCAGCTAAAGTTAAGAAGaggagatatatatatatatagcccATGTATTTCATGAGGATGGCCTGGGACTGTCCTGCAACCACATTGCCTCAGCCACCCCAGTCAGCACCTTTCAGCACCACAGCCTtcagcctggcagaggctgcccacaggagctgctctgctggggtcCTCTTGGTTTTGGCTATGTTAGCAGACACATCCTCCCCAAAGCAGCAAATGGAGCTTGATCCCAGAGTAAACAGCAGGAGAAATGTGTCTAGTCACAATGCCAGGGGTGAGACTATAGCCCCAAGAGAGTCCTGCTGTCCAAGTGTTCCTCCAGCCAAGGTGCTCCTGTGCCTGGATACTGGCATTACACACCAATCCTGGCCTACAGGTACCTGGGAGATGCCCAAACCTACCCTGCAGACCCCAAGAGCAAAGGCTTACAAGCTTGTCTCACCAGCAGTGAGCCTGATCTGTGTCTCCTGCCGGGCTCGCAGCCTGCGCTCCACCGCGACGTGGCCATGGCTGTTGAATCCATACCTGCACCAGGACAGAGGGGGTTCAAGGGGGTTATGTCTGCAGGCCCTGAACAGGACATGTGAGAAACATGAGGCAGATGTGTGGTCTCtgcagctttgctcagcacatCCAACCAAAAGCCACCACAGCTCCAAAGACGTGGGGCCACCCAAATATTCACCCTCCCTCACAGTGGGCAGACTGTAGGACattgcagagcagctgccctcagatcccacctgtTGATGACTGCCTCGTCCTCTGCCAGCCGGAAGACCCTGGGCTTCGGGTTCCCTTCCTGGGGCTTGGGCGTCACAGTCCCCACTTCCACAAAGCCAAAGCCCATCTTGTACAGCCCGTCCACAGCCTCACACTGCTTGTCAAAGCCAGCAGCCAGGCCCAATGGGTTGCGGAATCGCTGCCCGAAGACTCGCACCTCCTGCGGGGCTGAGGCAGAGCCCACAGACTCCAGGAACCGTTGCCAAGGCCTCACTCCAGCCCCCCTCCCGACAGAGCCGGCCGCCTCCCCTGCCCTTCAGGGTGTCCTTATGGGGTGCCTGCCAAGGGTCCCTCGTCGCCCGCCACGGACTTGACGGGACGCAGCCGCCTGCGCACCACGCCGGGCTCTGCCACCCAGCCCTCACCCCTCGGTTCTGAGCGCCCTCCGACCTTCCCACTCCCCGCCCTGCTTCCCGCGCGgttcccccctcctcctccgccGCCCTCGAGACGCACCAGCGCCGGGCTGTCGGGACGGGTGGAGGGCAGCAGCCCAAGGGCGGCGGCGCGTAGAGCCAGGCCATGGGCGGCCTCGGGAGGCAGCGCCCGGAGCGCGGGCATCACCGCCGTGTACAGCCGCTCGTCGCCT belongs to Agelaius phoeniceus isolate bAgePho1 chromosome 12, bAgePho1.hap1, whole genome shotgun sequence and includes:
- the DHODH gene encoding dihydroorotate dehydrogenase (quinone), mitochondrial — translated: MAALLRGRLRALALGGCGLLLGSALAVGDERLYTAVMPALRALPPEAAHGLALRAAALGLLPSTRPDSPALEVRVFGQRFRNPLGLAAGFDKQCEAVDGLYKMGFGFVEVGTVTPKPQEGNPKPRVFRLAEDEAVINRYGFNSHGHVAVERRLRARQETQIRLTAAGMPLGVNLGKNKSSTDAAADYVAGVRTLGPLADYLVVNVSSPNTPGLRDLQGKAELRDLLSKVLVERDLLPCKQKPALLVKIAPDLTAQDKQDIASVVCELGVDGLIVSNTTVSRPSSLRSRQRTEPGGLSGKPLRELSTQTIRDTYALTQGRVPIIGVGGVSSGQDALEKIRAGASLVQLYTALVFHGPPVVGTVKRELEELLREQGFKNVMEAVGADHRY